The following are from one region of the Rissa tridactyla isolate bRisTri1 chromosome 10, bRisTri1.patW.cur.20221130, whole genome shotgun sequence genome:
- the LOC128915510 gene encoding cytochrome b-c1 complex subunit 1, mitochondrial — MAASSVCRAGCAAGRALLRGPRPSAALLTLTRNRGAATYAQTLQNIPETQVTTLDNGLRVASEESNQPTCTVGVWIGVGSRYEDEKNNGAGYFLEHLAFKGTKKRPCAAFEKEVESMGAHLNGYTSREQTAYYIKALSKDMPKVVELLADIVQNCALEDSQIEKERGVILQEMKEIDSNLTDVTFDYLHATAFQGTPLSRTVEGTTENIKHLTRADLASYVDTHFKAPRMVLAAAGGISHKELVDAARQHFSGVPFTYKDDAVPVLPRCRFTGSEIRARDDALPVAHIALAVEGPGWADPDNVVLNVANAIIGRYDRTFGGGKNQSSRLATLAVEHNLCHSFQTFNTSYSDTGLFGFHFVSDPLSIDDMLYCAQGEWMRLCTSTTESEVKRAKNYLRNAMVAQLDGTTPVCENIGSHLLNYGRRIPLEEWDARIAAVDARMVREVCSKYIYDKCPAVAAVGPIEQLLDYNRIRSAMYWIRF; from the exons ATGGCGGCTTCCTCTGTGTGCCGGGCGGGTTGTGCGGCCGGGCGGGCGTTGCTGCGGGGCCCTCGCCCCTCC gcaGCTTTATTGACTTTGACAAGGAACCGAGGTGCTGCCACGTATGCCCAGACACTCCAAAATATCCCTGAGACCCAAGTCACCACCCTGGACAATGGTCTCCGTGTAGCTTCAGAGGAGTCCAATCAGCCAACATGTACG GTGGGTGTGTGGATCGGGGTGGGGAGCCGCTATGAAGATGAGAAGAACAATGGAGCTGGTTACTTCCTGGAACACCTGGCCTTTAAG GGCACAAAGAAGCGTCCTTGCGCTGCCTTTGAGAAGGAGGTGGAGAGTATGGGCGCTCACCTGAACGGGTACACCTCGCGTGAGCAGACTGCCTATTACATAAAAGCCTTGTCCAAGGACATGCCCAAAG TTGTAGAGCTTCTGGCTGACATCGTGCAGAACTGTGCGCTGGAGGATTCTCAGATTGAGAAGGAACGTGGCGTCATCCTTCAGGAGATGAAAGAAATCGACAGCAACTTGACGGATGTTACCTTTGATTACCTTCATGCCACTGCTTTCCAGGGAACTCCGCTGTCCCGCACTGTCGAGGGGACCACAGAAAACATCAA GCATCTGACTCGAGCGGATCTAGCTTCGTATGTTGATACTCACTTCAAGGCACCTCGTATggtcctggcagctgctggag GTATTTCCCACAAAGAGCTGGTGGATGCAGCTAGGCAACACTTCAGTGGAGTGCCATTTACATACAAAGACGATGCTGTGCCTGTCCTCCCGCGCTGTCGCTTCACAGGGAGTGAG ATCCGTGCCAGAGATGATGCTCTCCCTGTTGCCCATATTGCTCTTGCCGTGGAGGGGCCAGGATGGGCTGATCCAGACAACGTTGTCCTCAATGTGGCTAATGCTATCATTGGACGCTACGACCGCACGTTTGGAGGTGGTAAG AATCAGTCCAGCAGGCTGGCTACGCTTGCTGTGGAGCATAATCTCTGCCACAGTTTCCAGACTTTCAACACCTCTTACTCTGATACCGGCCTCTTCGgtttccattttgtttctgatCCTCTGTCCATAGATGATATGCTGTATTGTGCTCAGGGGGAGTG GATGCGTCTGTGCACTAGTACCACAGAGTCAGAAGTGAAGAGAGCCAAGAACTATCTCCGAAATGCCATGGTGGCTCAACTGGATG GTACTACCCCAGTGTGTGAGAATATCGGAAGCCATCTCTTAAACTATGGGCGCCGTATCCCTCTGGAGGAATGGGATGCCAGGATTGCT GCCGTTGATGCAAGAATGGTGAGAGAAGTCTGCAGTAAATACATTTATGACAAATGCCCGGCAGTTGCAGCAGTTG GTCCCATTGAACAGCTCTTGGATTACAACCGTATCCGCAGTGCCATGTACTGGATCCGCTTCTAG